In Zingiber officinale cultivar Zhangliang chromosome 8B, Zo_v1.1, whole genome shotgun sequence, a single genomic region encodes these proteins:
- the LOC122016263 gene encoding telomere repeat-binding protein 5-like, which yields MNLSGLVVQNGMPGESSAYAAPMVPHFPKSARGKRSARKKTEDQQMCAIDLLANLASKLLSERENLPSPNHNIQTSSPVSVRGTVKLEKIDAQKLVKFEACDQLSCNEDPHCHKKFLKGKTNDLCNHSMASQATPPEDAITQEQKLIGKKAKSVHGSYVVSQKCGAEKLDSSTIVLHDLKEVKSKATFRAEQMDRDVKDEKDLYRNSADNRKNYYENFAALVSSDNNCDIPSNMNSIRRKLFIPKQEDHVDPATDKDDENSSECSQYVVATKTSRFQHTGDSHRIRKLLASRLRKVAPAISQDGKKANYDTENKTSLPGKKIDYSRPRTLTNPFRKRKLFDHYSASASDGGIYCEAKDEWSSTKVSKSCNSSSDYHVKLRIKSFEVPELVVEVPETTTVGSLKRTVWEAITTILGGGLHVGILLQGKKVADDSQTLHQAGILHSDKLGDLGFMLEPNNRHVPEELTCSKDPHLLSLGCSPYQLDRFPPVVPSAIDQLGNEATQKCAKASPESGHDSIQSQTNASSPEKQTASTLPLVAMPQPLNVEAMAIVPLPNKPKIKSCQIAQRRVRRPFTVAEVEALVQAVEKLGTGRWRDVKLCAFENEKHRTYVDLKDKWKTLVHTARISPQQRRGEPVPQELLDRVLLAHGYWSQQQTKLQVKSLPASETLLLLSYPRK from the exons ATGAATCTTTCGGGTTTGGTGGTTCAGAACGGGATGCCAGGCGAATCAAGTGCTTATGCAGCCCCTATGGTGCCACATTTTCCCAAATCAGCTAGG GGGAAGCGTTCAGCAAGAAAGAAGACTGAGGATCAGCAGATGTGTGCAATCGATTTGCTTGCCAATCTAGCAAGCAAATTGTTGTCAGAAAGGGAAAATTTGCCAAGTCCAAATCACAATATTCAAACATCTTCCCCTGTTTCAGTACGTGGTACGGTTAAATTAGAGAAAATTGATGCACAGAAATTGGTAAAGTTTGAGGCTTGTGATCAGCTAAGTTGTAACGAAGATCCACATTGTCACAAAAAATTCCTAAAAGGGAAGACAAATGACTTGTGCAATCATTCAATGGCCTCACAAGCCACGCCACCAGAGGATGCTATTACCCAAGAACAGAAGTTGATTGGTAAGAAAGCAAAAAGTGTGCATGGTTCCTACGTCGTTTCTCAGAAATGTGGTGCAGAGAAACTTGATTCTAGTACCATAGTATTGCATGACCTAAAAGAAGTCAAGAGCAAGGCAACATTCCGAGCTGAACAAATGGACAGAGATGTAAAAGATGAGAAAGATTTATACAGGAATAGTGCTGACAATCGAAAGAATTATTATGAAAATTTTGCTGCTTTAGTTAGCTCCGACAACAATTGTGATATTCCCTCGAACATGAACAGCATTCGCCGGAAGCTCTTCATTCCCAAGCAGGAAGATCATGTGGATCCTGCTACAGATAAAGATGATGAGAATTCTTCAGAATGCAGTCAATATGTTGTTGCTACCAAGACCTCTAGGTTTCAGCACACAGGTGATAGCCATAGGATAAGAAAGCTTTTAGCATCTAGATTGAGGAAAGTAGCTCCAGCAATATCACAGGATGGAAAGAAAGCTAATTATG ATACAGAAAACAAGACTTCTTTACCTGGTAAGAAAATTGATTATTCACGTCCAAGAACATTGACGAACCCCTTCAGGAAAAGAAAATTGTTTGATCATTATTCTGCGTCAGCTTCTGATGGAGGGATTTATTGCGAAG CAAAGGATGAATGGTCTTCAACGAAAGTAAGCAAATCATGCAATAGTTCTTCAGACTACCATG ttaAATTGAGGATCAAGTCTTTTGAGGTGCCAGAACTTGTTGTTGAGGTTCCTGAAACAACTACTGTTGGTTCGCTAAAG AGGACGGTTTGGGAGGCTATAACTACTATCCTTGGAGGCGGGTTGCATGTTGGTATTCTTCTTCAAGGAAAGAAGGTTGCAGATGATAGCCAAACCTTGCACCAGGCTGGAATTTTGCATAGCGACAAGTTAGGTGATTTGGGCTTTATGTTGGAGCCCAATAATAGACATGTTCCAGAAGAACTGACATGCTCTAAAGACCCTCATCTTCTAAGTCTGGGTTGTTCTCcttatcaactagacag ATTTCCACCTGTAGTTCCTTCTGCCATAGATCAATTGGGAAATGAAGCTACTCAAAAATGTGCAAAGGCCTCTCCTGAGAGTGGTCATGATTCAATTCAGTCACAAACCAATGCGTCATCACCTGAAAAGCAAACTGCCAGTACACTACCTCTGGTTGCAATGCCACAACCACTAAATGTGGAAGCAATGGCCATTGTTCCTCTTCCTAACAAGCCTAAGATCAAATCATGTCAAATTGCTCAACGTCGAGTTCGAAGGCCATTCACTGTTGCTGAAGTGGAAGCCCTCGTCCAGGCAGTGGAAAAGCTTGGTACAGGAAG gTGGAGAGATGTCAAACTTTGTGCTTTTGAGAATGAAAAGCACCGGACATACGTTGATCTAAAG GATAAATGGAAGACATTGGTACACACAGCCAGGATTTCGCCGCAACAAAGAAGAGGAGAACCTGTCCCTCAAGAGCTTTTAGATAGGGTTCTGTTAGCCCATGGCTATTGGTCCCAGCAACAAACCAAGCTTCAGGTGAAATCGCTTCCCGCGTCTGAGACTCTCTTACTCCTCTCATACCCTCGGAAGTAG
- the LOC122016312 gene encoding uncharacterized protein C24B11.05-like: MPRSQLIKMKYDCLLFDLDDTLYPLSSGISTECLKNIGDFMVERLGIERSKVPDLCNLLYKNYGTTMAGLRAIGYNFNYDDYHSFVHGRLPYEKLKPDTVLRHLLQSLPIRKVIFTNADKIHAAKALQRLGLEDCFQGIICFETLNLLPSDFDQERVADNIFDIVGHFSHPNSGAELPKTPILCKPSAEAMEHALRIAGIDPQTTIFFDDSVRNIQSAKCVGLHTVLVGTSHRVKGADHALESIHNIKEAFPELLEENEKSEAVRHSGNVGLETSVSA, encoded by the exons ATGCCAAGATCACAATTGATCAAGATGAAATATGACTGTCTTCTTTTTG ATTTGGACGACACACTCTACCCTTTGAGCTCTGGCATCTCAACCGAGTGCCTCAAAAACATCGGAG ATTTCATGGTCGAAAGACTCGGAATTGAACGAAGCAAGGTTCCAGACTTGTGCAATCTGCTCTACAAGAACTATGGCACAACAATGGCAGGGTTGAGG GCTATTGGCTACAATTTCAACTACGATGATTATCACAG CTTTGTACATGGCCGACTGCCTTACGAGAAGTTAAAGCCTGACACTGTTCTCAGACACCTGTTGCAGAGCCTTCCAATCCGCAAAGTA ATATTCACGAATGCTGATAAGATTCATGCTGCAAAAGCGCTCCAAAGGCTTGGTCTGGAGGACTGTTTCCAGGGAATCATATGCTTTGAGACACTCAATCTACTGCCTTCAGATTTCGATCAAGAAAGGGTTGCTGATAACATATTTGACATCGTTGGTCACTTCTCTCACCCAAATTCCGGAGCTGAGTTGCCAAAAACGCCAATTCTTTGCAAGCCATCCGCGGAAGCCATGGAGCATGCTCTCAGAATTGCCGGCATCGATCCTCAAACCACC ATTTTCTTCGACGACAGTGTTCGCAACATTCAGTCCGCCAAATGCGTTGGCTTGCACACCGTGCtg GTGGGCACTTCACATAGAGTCAAAGGTGCAGACCATGCCCTGGAAAGTATCCATAACATCAAGGAAGCATTCCCAGAGCTGTTGGAAGAAAATGAGAAATCTGAAGCTGTTCGTCACTCAGGAAATGTTGGGCTGGAAACATCAGTATCTGCTTGA
- the LOC122013344 gene encoding protein FIZZY-RELATED 3-like, protein MESRKSRLNLPAGMESSLRLDPVPSVSFFPAIPKTPSPKKTTYGDRFIPCRSSSRLQNFALTEKPSPSKEGGNDAYSRLLRAELFGHDPSPGGTPGGAQGSPISPNKNLFRFKTDHPAPSSPFAVSSMGIGHDNAVEVSTPPKIPRKIPKTPHKVLDAPSLQDDFYLNLVDWSSQNVLSVGLGTCVYLWSATTSKVTKLCDLGNRDGVCSIQWSKEGSYLAIGTSLGDVQIWDGTRCKMIRNMGGHSTRTGVLAWSSCILSSGSRDKNILNHDLRIPSDFASQHVGHRSEVCGLKWSHDDRELASGGNDNQLLIWNQRSQSPIFKLTEHTAAVKAITWSPHQHNLVASGGGTADRCIRFWNTSNGNMLNCVDTGSQVCNLAWSKNVNELVSTHGYSQNQIMVWKYPSLNKVATLTGHTLRVLYLAMSPDGQTIVTGAGDETLRFWNVFPSIKTPAPVRHTGVWSMGRTHIR, encoded by the exons ATGGAGTCGAGGAAGAGTCGATTAAACCTCCCCGCCGGCATGGAGTCTTCGCTCCGCCTCGATCCTGTCCCCTCCGTCTCCTTCTTTCCGGCCATCCCGAAGACGCCCTCCCCCAAGAAGACTACCTATGGAGACCGATTCATCCCCTGTCGCTCATCCTCCCGGCTACAGAACTTCGCGCTGACAGAGAAACCCTCGCCGTCCAAGGAGGGTGGGAATGACGCCTACTCCCGCCTGCTTCGAGCAGAGCTCTTTGGGCACGATCCTTCTCCTGGAGGCACCCCTGGAGGCGCCCAGGGTTCTCCGATAAGCCCCAACAAGAATCTATTTCGATTCAAGACGGATCACCCCGCTCCAAGCTCTCCCTTCGCTGTCTCTTCCATGGGGATCGGGCACGATAACGCCGTGGAGGTCTCCACGCCACCCAAAATTCCAAGGAAGATTCCAAAAACGCCGCACAAG GTCTTGGACGCGCCCTCGCTTCAGGATGATTTTTACCTGAATCTGGTCGATTGGTCCTCCCAGAATGTTTTGTCTGTTGGACTTGGGACTTGTGTGTATCTTTGGTCAGCAACCACAAGCAAG GTGACAAAATTGTGCGATTTGGGCAATAGAGATGGTGTCTGCTCAATCCAGTGGAGCAAAGAAGGTTCTTACTTAGCAATTGGAACAAGTCTTGGAGATGTTCAG ATTTGGGATGGCACACGCTGCAAAATGATTCGAAACATGGGCGGACACTCTACAAGGACTGGAGTATTGGCTTGGAGTTCATGCATATTATCTTCAGGGAGTAGGGACAAGAATATACTTAATCATGACCTTCGAATTCCAAGTGATTTTGCTAGCCAGCATGTTGGTCATAGATCTGAG GTTTGTGGACTAAAATGGTCCCATGACGATCGTGAACTTGCATCTGGTGGAAATGACAATCAG CTCTTAATTTGGAACCAGCGGTCTCAAAGCCCAATCTTTAAACTAACAGAGCATACAGCTGCAGTTAAAGCCATTACTTGGTCACCCCACCAGCATAACCTCGTTGCATCAGGAGGTGGAACGGCAGATAGGTGCATCCGCTTCTGGAACACTAGTAATGGGAACATGCTTAACTGTGTGGACACCGGTAGTCAG GTCTGTAATCTAGCATGGAGTAAGAATGTAAATGAACTAGTGAGTACGCATGGTTACTCCCAGAATCAAATCATGGTGTGGAAGTATCCATCTTTGAACAAG GTAGCTACGCTAACAGGCCACACGCTTCGTGTTCTTTATCTTGCCATGTCACCAGATGGGCAG ACGATAGTGACTGGAGCAGGCGATGAAACACTCAGATTTTGGAACGTTTTCCCTTCAATCAAGACACCA GCTCCTGTGCGTCATACTGGAGTTTGGTCCATGGGGCGAACGCATATCCGATGA
- the LOC122013508 gene encoding E3 ubiquitin-protein ligase RDUF1-like: MLGGLSLILSENVDDQLIESSERSKTLGVLFFFSVRFGDKDWIFVVVLPDSTSSSTSSYWCYQCSCFVRVRQEGAVVCPDCDGGFLEEVGAPLSSSLPVSLRRRISFATAYVDLSTGGSAMASRPLRTSEVRFRRNRRGSAGQRSPFNPVIVLRSPSNGRHVANAAAITNSFELYCDDGTGSGLRPLPESISDFLMGSGFDRLLEQLAQIEINGIGDERGCEHPPASKAAIESMPSIEIVDDHIEKDCHCTICMEPFDLGSETREMPCQHIYHQDCILRWLSLRNSCPVCRLEMPRDASAREATESVGDAAARNDMETVGLRIWRLPGGGFAVGRFAGGTRPGEREFPVVYTEMDGGFNNDGAPRRISWTTRSNRSRESWGILRAVTNFFSFFRLSRSNSTSSRRRLETNAASADRHHRSSIFRSR, from the exons ATGCTTGGTGGTTTgtcattgatcctgtctgagaacgTCGATGATCAACTCATCG AATCGTCTGAAAGATCGAAGACTTTGGGGGTGCTATTCTTTTTTTCCGTTCGATTTGGAGATAAAGATTGGATCTTTGTCGTTGTTCTTCCCGATTCGACGTCTTCTTCAACGTCATCGTATTGGTGCTACCAGTGTAGCTGCTTCGTTCGGGTGCGGCAAGAGGGTGCCGTCGTTTGCCCCGACTGCGACGGCGGGTTTCTCGAGGAAGTGGGCGCTCCCCTCTCCTCATCGCTTCCTGTATCCCTCCGCCGCCGGATCTCATTCGCCACTGCATACGTCGACCTCAGCACCGGCGGTTCTGCGATGGCTTCCCGCCCCCTACGGACCTCCGAGGTCAGATTCCGTAGGAACCGCCGCGGTTCGGCTGGTCAGCGGTCCCCTTTCAATCCCGTTATCGTCCTCCGCAGCCCGTCCAACGGGCGTCACGTTGCAAATGCCGCCGCTATCACTAACAGCTTCGAGCTTTACTGCGATGACGGCACCGGGTCGGGTCTCCGCCCCTTGCCGGAAAGCATTTCGGATTTCCTAATGGGGTCGGGCTTTGACCGCCTCCTGGAACAGCTTGCGCAGATCGAGATCAACGGTATCGGTGATGAGAGGGGATGCGAGCATCCACCCGCGTCAAAGGCCGCAATAGAATCGATGCCTTCCATAGAGATAGTCGATGACCACATTGAGAAAGACTGCCATTGTACCATCTGCATGGAGCCGTTCGATCTTGGGTCTGAGACCCGGGAGATGCCCTGCCAGCACATTTATCATCAGGATTGCATTTTGCGTTGGCTTTCTCTTCGGAATTCGTGCCCTGTTTGCCGCCTTGAGATGCCAAGGGATGCGTCGGCAAGGGAGGCAACAGAGTCTGTTGGCGATGCCGCCGCCCGCAACGATATGGAGACTGTTGGACTAAGAATATGGAGGCTTCCTGGTGGAGGCTTTGCAGTGGGGAGATTTGCAGGGGGGACAAGACCTGGGGAACGAGAATTTCCTGTTGTGTACACTGAGATGGATGGTGGATTCAACAACGATGGAGCACCAAGAAGGATCTCATGGACTACAAGGAGCAATAGGTCAAGAGAGAGTTGGGGGATCTTACGGGCAGTTACCAACTTCTTCTCATTCTTTAGGCTTTCGCGATCAAATTCTACTTCCTCAAGGCGAAGGTTGGAAACTAATGCTGCATCTGCAGACAGGCATCACAGAAGCTCAATTTTCAGGAGTCGTTAA